In a genomic window of Amycolatopsis japonica:
- a CDS encoding histone-like nucleoid-structuring protein Lsr2 produces MAQKVLVSLVDDLDGTEAEETVEFGLDGVSYQIDLSAENAEELRDALAQYVEHARRAGGRKRTAIRPVAGVKAAARPATVDREQNQAIRAWARKNGFQVSDRGRIPSEVVEAYHKKN; encoded by the coding sequence ATGGCACAGAAGGTGCTCGTCTCGCTCGTCGACGACCTCGACGGCACTGAGGCGGAAGAGACCGTCGAGTTCGGTTTGGACGGTGTGAGCTACCAGATCGACCTTTCCGCGGAAAACGCGGAAGAGCTTCGTGACGCGCTGGCCCAGTATGTGGAGCACGCCCGTCGCGCGGGTGGCCGTAAGCGCACCGCCATTCGTCCGGTCGCCGGCGTGAAGGCCGCCGCCCGTCCCGCGACCGTGGACCGCGAGCAGAACCAGGCCATTCGCGCCTGGGCCCGCAAGAACGGCTTCCAGGTTTCCGACCGTGGACGTATCCCGTCCGAGGTCGTGGAGGCCTACCACAAGAAGAACTGA
- the lysS gene encoding lysine--tRNA ligase, translated as MTEIPASEGVSPDEDLPEQMRVRRDKRDRIIAEGIDPYPVEVPRTHSLAEVRAKHSGLPVDTATGDIVGITGRVMYMRNTGKLCFASLREGDGTELQAMLSLAKVGEDALAAWKSDVDLGDHVFVSGEVITSKRGELSVMADSWRITSKALRPLPVAHKDLAEETRIRQRYVDLIVRPKARDVVRTRAGVLRSLRDSFHGRGFLEVETPMLQTLHGGAAARPFVTHSNAFDLDLYLRIAPELYLKRCVVGGIEKVFEINRNFRNEGSDSSHSPEFAMLEYYEAYATYDSNAVMTRQLIQEAAQNVLGTQVVTLADGSEYDLSGEWTTLGMYESLSEALSEEVTPETSADKLRSYAEARELELDPKLGHGKLVEELWEHLVGDHLHEPTFVRDFPVETSPLTRQHRSKPGVAEKWDLYVRGFELATGYSELVDPVVERQRLVEQARLGAQGDSEAMNLDEDFLRALEYGMPPSGGVGMGIDRLLMALTGLGIRETILFPLVRPE; from the coding sequence ATGACTGAAATCCCCGCATCCGAGGGCGTGAGCCCCGACGAAGACCTGCCGGAACAGATGCGGGTGCGCCGGGACAAGCGCGACCGGATAATCGCGGAGGGTATCGATCCGTATCCGGTCGAGGTGCCCCGGACGCACTCGCTGGCCGAAGTGCGCGCGAAGCATTCCGGTCTTCCTGTCGACACCGCCACCGGCGACATCGTCGGTATCACCGGCCGGGTCATGTACATGCGCAATACCGGCAAACTGTGTTTCGCGAGTCTTCGTGAAGGCGACGGCACCGAGTTGCAGGCGATGCTCAGCCTCGCGAAGGTGGGCGAGGACGCGCTCGCGGCGTGGAAGTCCGATGTCGATCTCGGTGATCACGTATTCGTCTCCGGTGAGGTCATCACCTCCAAGCGCGGTGAGCTTTCCGTGATGGCCGACTCCTGGCGCATCACGTCGAAAGCATTGCGCCCGTTGCCCGTGGCGCACAAAGACCTGGCGGAGGAAACGCGGATCCGGCAGCGTTATGTCGATCTGATCGTGCGTCCCAAGGCGCGGGACGTGGTCCGTACCCGCGCCGGTGTGCTGCGTTCCCTGCGTGACTCGTTTCACGGCCGGGGATTCCTCGAGGTCGAGACCCCGATGCTGCAAACGCTGCACGGCGGTGCCGCGGCGCGGCCATTCGTCACGCATTCGAATGCCTTCGACCTCGATCTGTACCTGAGGATCGCGCCGGAGCTGTACCTCAAGCGTTGCGTGGTCGGCGGTATCGAGAAGGTCTTCGAGATCAACCGCAACTTCCGGAACGAGGGCAGCGACTCCTCGCACTCGCCGGAGTTCGCCATGCTCGAGTACTACGAAGCGTATGCGACCTATGACTCCAACGCGGTGATGACGCGGCAGCTCATCCAGGAGGCGGCGCAGAACGTTCTCGGCACTCAGGTGGTCACTCTCGCCGACGGTTCGGAGTACGACCTGTCCGGCGAGTGGACCACGCTCGGAATGTACGAGTCGTTGTCCGAGGCGTTGTCGGAAGAGGTCACTCCCGAGACGTCCGCGGACAAGCTGCGTTCCTATGCCGAAGCGCGAGAGCTGGAGCTCGACCCGAAGTTAGGCCACGGCAAACTCGTCGAAGAACTTTGGGAACATCTCGTCGGCGATCATCTCCACGAACCCACTTTTGTCCGTGATTTTCCGGTCGAGACATCCCCGCTGACCAGGCAACATCGCAGCAAGCCGGGGGTCGCCGAGAAGTGGGATCTGTACGTGCGCGGATTCGAACTGGCCACCGGATACTCCGAGCTGGTCGATCCCGTGGTAGAGCGTCAGCGTCTGGTGGAACAGGCTCGGCTGGGTGCGCAGGGTGATAGTGAGGCCATGAACCTGGATGAGGATTTCCTCCGCGCGCTGGAGTACGGAATGCCGCCGAGCGGTGGTGTCGGAATGGGGATCGACCGGTTGCTGATGGCGCTGACCGGCCTTGGTATCCGGGAGACCATCCTGTTCCCGCTCGTCCGCCCCGAATAA
- a CDS encoding class I SAM-dependent methyltransferase has protein sequence MNSSTPGIEPELHARRAASFGAKAADYAAHRPDYPEKALAWGLAGAAGTPERVLDLAAGTGKVSEGLLALGVEVTAVEPDEKMLAELTRTLPAVTPLIGTAEEIPLPDGSVDAVVVGQAVHWFDLDRAYPEMARVLRPGGVVAALWNHDDESAGWLAELNALIKTSMSRRWLSDYESLPQHEALEPFEKKTFGHKQPRTAETLVATLATHSHMLVATAEEREAKLRTAREFLDRNPETAAGEFDLPITTTVFRARKR, from the coding sequence GTGAACTCATCCACTCCCGGCATCGAACCCGAACTGCACGCACGCCGCGCCGCCTCGTTCGGCGCGAAGGCCGCCGACTATGCCGCGCATCGGCCGGACTATCCGGAAAAGGCACTGGCCTGGGGGCTGGCCGGCGCGGCGGGAACCCCGGAACGGGTCCTGGACCTGGCGGCCGGGACCGGCAAGGTCAGCGAAGGACTGCTGGCGCTGGGCGTCGAGGTCACCGCCGTCGAGCCGGACGAGAAGATGCTCGCCGAGCTCACCAGGACACTCCCCGCCGTGACCCCGCTCATCGGGACCGCCGAGGAGATCCCGCTGCCGGACGGATCCGTGGACGCCGTCGTGGTGGGCCAGGCCGTCCACTGGTTCGATCTCGACCGGGCCTATCCGGAGATGGCCAGGGTGCTGAGGCCGGGCGGAGTCGTTGCGGCGCTGTGGAACCACGACGACGAGTCGGCGGGCTGGCTGGCGGAGTTGAACGCGCTGATCAAGACCTCGATGAGCAGGCGCTGGCTGAGCGACTACGAATCGCTGCCGCAACACGAGGCTCTCGAGCCGTTCGAGAAGAAGACGTTCGGCCACAAACAACCCAGGACGGCGGAAACCCTGGTGGCCACTCTCGCGACCCATTCGCACATGCTGGTGGCCACGGCGGAGGAACGCGAAGCCAAACTTCGCACGGCGCGGGAATTCCTCGACCGGAATCCGGAAACCGCGGCCGGGGAATTCGATCTCCCGATCACCACCACCGTCTTCCGGGCGCGTAAGCGATGA
- a CDS encoding class I SAM-dependent methyltransferase, with translation MTDWKAAFTTTFGAPASAVSARIWAEVYGDEYPAELDTYSFVTRTDLRRIAAEAHLEPGGRLADIGCGRGGPGLWVAARTYATLTGIDIAATALASARRRAEAMDVEATDFRIGDFQDTGLEDASFDAVMSVDALLFAPDKRCACEEFARILAPGGRLLVTTWDFDGQPVNRPPQVADHRPLLEAAGFDVLAYEETPDWRARQRRTMELSLERLEELAAESGDDPSRLRASLEQTLRNQDLMTRRVLMIASRRV, from the coding sequence ATGACCGACTGGAAGGCGGCGTTCACGACCACGTTCGGCGCCCCCGCGTCGGCGGTGTCCGCGCGGATCTGGGCCGAGGTCTACGGCGACGAATACCCCGCCGAGCTGGACACCTACAGCTTCGTGACCCGGACCGACCTGCGCCGCATCGCGGCCGAAGCGCATCTGGAGCCCGGTGGGCGGCTCGCCGACATCGGCTGCGGGCGCGGCGGTCCCGGGCTTTGGGTCGCCGCACGCACGTACGCGACGCTCACCGGCATCGACATCGCGGCGACGGCGCTGGCGTCGGCACGGCGTCGGGCGGAGGCGATGGACGTCGAGGCGACCGATTTCCGGATCGGCGACTTCCAGGACACCGGCCTGGAGGACGCCTCGTTCGACGCGGTGATGAGCGTCGACGCGCTGCTGTTCGCGCCCGACAAGCGGTGCGCCTGCGAGGAGTTCGCACGGATCCTCGCGCCGGGCGGGCGGCTGCTCGTCACGACCTGGGACTTCGACGGGCAGCCGGTGAACCGGCCGCCCCAGGTCGCCGACCACCGGCCGCTGCTGGAGGCGGCAGGCTTCGACGTCCTCGCCTACGAGGAGACACCGGACTGGCGGGCGCGGCAGCGGCGGACCATGGAGCTTTCGCTCGAACGGCTGGAGGAGCTGGCGGCGGAATCGGGCGACGATCCTTCGCGGCTCCGGGCGAGCCTCGAACAGACGCTGCGGAACCAGGACCTGATGACGCGGCGGGTGCTGATGATCGCCTCCCGCCGCGTTTAG
- a CDS encoding type III pantothenate kinase — MLLTIDVGNTNIVLGLYSGNDLAGDWRMRTDARMTADELALTMRGLLGSHADAVTGISALSTVPAVLRELRVMLSRYYARVPKIVIEPGVRTGVPLLVDNPKEVGADRLVNTLAAHHLHPSTACVVVDFGTSTNVDAISAKGEFLGGAFAPGIEISVDALAARAAALRKVELVPPRSVIGKNTVECLQSGILYGFAGQVDGLVKRIKRELSPGGVDPVAVIATGGLAPLVLGESETITEHAPDLTLLGLRLVYERNHRV; from the coding sequence TTGCTGCTCACGATCGACGTCGGCAACACCAACATCGTTCTCGGGCTGTACTCGGGAAACGACCTGGCCGGTGACTGGCGGATGCGCACCGACGCGCGGATGACCGCCGACGAACTCGCGCTCACCATGCGCGGGCTCCTCGGCTCGCACGCGGACGCGGTCACCGGGATCAGCGCGCTGTCCACGGTTCCCGCCGTGCTGCGGGAGCTGCGCGTCATGCTTTCGCGGTACTACGCCAGGGTGCCGAAGATCGTCATCGAGCCGGGGGTGCGCACCGGCGTGCCGCTCCTGGTCGACAACCCCAAGGAAGTGGGCGCGGACCGGCTGGTGAACACCCTGGCCGCGCATCACCTGCACCCGTCCACCGCCTGTGTGGTGGTGGATTTCGGGACTTCGACCAATGTGGACGCCATCTCCGCCAAGGGCGAGTTCCTCGGCGGCGCGTTCGCGCCCGGTATCGAGATCTCGGTCGACGCGCTGGCCGCCCGGGCCGCGGCGCTGCGGAAGGTGGAGCTGGTGCCGCCGCGGTCGGTGATCGGGAAGAACACCGTGGAATGCCTGCAATCCGGCATCCTCTACGGTTTCGCGGGCCAGGTCGACGGCCTGGTGAAGCGGATCAAGCGCGAGCTCTCACCGGGCGGGGTGGATCCGGTCGCGGTGATCGCGACCGGCGGCCTCGCGCCCTTGGTGCTCGGCGAGTCCGAGACGATCACCGAGCACGCGCCCGATCTGACGCTCCTGGGCCTCCGGCTGGTCTACGAGCGCAACCACCGCGTTTAG
- the panD gene encoding aspartate 1-decarboxylase translates to MYRTMLKSKIHRATVTQADLHYVGSVTVDEDLMDAADLLPGEQVSIVDVTNGARLETYVIAGERGSGVLGINGAAAHLVHPGDLVILISYAQMENAEAAAFRPRVVFVDADNRIVEKGANPGHAPEGSGLLSGTVTLADDDTMTFPVAETADARRLDALLHAES, encoded by the coding sequence ATGTACCGCACGATGCTGAAATCGAAGATCCATAGGGCGACGGTCACCCAGGCCGATCTCCACTACGTCGGATCGGTGACCGTCGACGAGGACCTGATGGACGCGGCGGATCTGCTGCCGGGCGAACAGGTGTCCATTGTGGACGTCACCAATGGCGCGCGGCTCGAGACCTACGTGATCGCGGGCGAACGCGGCAGCGGGGTGCTCGGCATCAACGGCGCCGCGGCGCATCTGGTGCACCCCGGCGATCTGGTGATCCTGATTTCGTACGCGCAGATGGAGAACGCCGAGGCGGCCGCGTTCCGGCCGCGCGTCGTCTTCGTCGACGCGGACAACCGGATCGTCGAGAAGGGCGCCAACCCCGGGCACGCGCCGGAGGGCTCCGGCCTGTTGAGTGGCACCGTGACCCTGGCCGACGACGACACGATGACCTTCCCGGTCGCCGAAACCGCCGACGCCCGCCGTCTCGACGCGCTGCTGCACGCCGAAAGCTGA
- the panC gene encoding pantoate--beta-alanine ligase — MTTPKFARGTLHTFQPPEQVSQVTRALHGVGRKVALVPTMGALHAGHRELIRRAKRLPNTVVATSIFVNPLQFGEGEDFEAYPRPLDKDLEVLKEDGVELGFLPKASDLYPEGATVTVHPGALGDELEGAVRPGHFAGVLTVVAKLFNIVRPDYAFFGEKDYQQLVLIKKMVRDLNFDTRVIGVPTVRERDGLALSSRNVYLTPEQREDAIVLSAALTAGAFVGRDGAEAVLATARQTLAARPAVEVDYLELRGTDLGPAPVDGEARLLIAARVGSTRLIDNVPVVLGAAVDHPEHAPDAGE, encoded by the coding sequence GTGACCACACCGAAATTCGCCCGAGGCACGCTGCACACCTTCCAGCCGCCGGAGCAGGTCAGCCAGGTGACGCGTGCGCTGCACGGCGTCGGCCGCAAGGTCGCGCTGGTGCCCACGATGGGCGCACTGCACGCCGGTCACCGCGAGCTGATCCGCCGGGCGAAGCGGCTGCCGAACACGGTCGTCGCGACGTCGATCTTCGTGAACCCCCTGCAGTTCGGAGAGGGCGAGGACTTCGAGGCGTACCCGCGTCCGCTGGACAAGGACCTCGAGGTGCTGAAGGAGGACGGAGTCGAGCTGGGCTTCCTGCCCAAGGCGTCGGATCTGTATCCCGAAGGGGCCACCGTCACGGTGCATCCCGGCGCGCTCGGCGACGAGCTGGAAGGCGCGGTGCGGCCGGGGCATTTCGCTGGCGTGCTCACCGTGGTGGCGAAACTGTTCAACATCGTGCGGCCGGACTACGCCTTCTTCGGGGAGAAGGACTACCAGCAGCTGGTGCTGATCAAGAAGATGGTGCGCGATCTGAACTTCGACACCCGCGTCATCGGGGTGCCGACGGTCCGGGAGCGCGACGGGCTGGCGTTGTCCTCGCGGAACGTCTACCTGACTCCGGAACAGCGCGAGGACGCGATCGTGTTGTCGGCGGCGCTCACCGCGGGTGCCTTCGTCGGACGCGACGGCGCGGAAGCCGTGCTGGCGACCGCCAGGCAGACCCTCGCCGCGCGACCCGCGGTCGAGGTCGATTATCTGGAATTGAGGGGAACCGACCTCGGGCCCGCGCCCGTCGACGGTGAGGCGCGTCTGCTGATCGCGGCCAGGGTGGGGAGTACCCGGCTGATCGACAACGTCCCGGTGGTGCTCGGCGCGGCCGTGGACCATCCGGAACACGCGCCGGACGCAGGGGAATAG
- a CDS encoding Rossmann-like and DUF2520 domain-containing protein produces the protein MAHAMMRPARLAVGVVSAGRVGSVVGAALTRAGHTVVAASGLSNASVRRAEQLLPDVPLLPPDEVARRADLVLLALPDDALAGMVRGFVATGSLRPGQIVVHTSGSHGIDVLAPAAEAGALPLALHPVMTFTGRPEDLDRLAACSFGVTAAEGDEAAWNVGEALTVEMGAEPVRVPDEARALYHAALAHGANHLMALVADCAELLREAGIAQPERLVAPLLSAALDNVLRHGDRALTGPVARGDLGTVRKHLAVLAERGPDIAPSYRALAKRTLARGDAAGLLDASAAAELTELLSDPAEGQQNQ, from the coding sequence CTGGCGCACGCCATGATGAGGCCCGCTCGCTTGGCCGTGGGCGTCGTTTCCGCAGGTCGCGTCGGCAGTGTCGTAGGCGCGGCGCTCACCAGGGCCGGGCACACGGTCGTCGCCGCTTCGGGCCTTTCCAACGCTTCGGTGCGCCGGGCGGAGCAGCTGCTCCCCGACGTGCCGCTCCTGCCGCCCGACGAGGTCGCTCGCCGGGCCGACCTGGTCCTGCTGGCCCTGCCCGACGACGCGCTCGCCGGGATGGTGCGCGGTTTCGTCGCCACCGGTTCGCTGCGCCCGGGACAGATCGTCGTGCACACCTCCGGGTCGCACGGCATCGACGTCCTCGCGCCCGCCGCCGAGGCGGGCGCGCTGCCGCTGGCGCTGCACCCCGTGATGACCTTCACCGGCCGTCCCGAAGACCTCGACAGGCTCGCCGCCTGCAGTTTCGGCGTCACGGCGGCGGAGGGTGACGAGGCGGCGTGGAACGTCGGCGAGGCGTTGACCGTGGAGATGGGCGCGGAGCCCGTCCGGGTCCCCGACGAAGCGCGAGCGCTCTATCACGCGGCGTTGGCGCACGGTGCGAACCACCTGATGGCGCTGGTCGCCGACTGCGCGGAACTGTTGCGGGAGGCGGGAATCGCCCAGCCCGAACGCCTGGTGGCTCCGTTGTTGTCGGCGGCGTTGGATAATGTTCTGCGACACGGGGACCGCGCACTGACCGGGCCGGTGGCCCGTGGTGATCTCGGCACCGTGCGCAAGCATCTCGCGGTGCTGGCCGAACGTGGCCCCGACATCGCCCCGAGCTATCGCGCGCTGGCCAAGCGCACGCTGGCGCGCGGCGACGCCGCCGGGCTCTTGGACGCCTCGGCCGCCGCCGAGCTCACCGAACTCCTCAGTGACCCCGCCGAAGGGCAGCAAAACCAGTGA
- a CDS encoding PrsW family intramembrane metalloprotease: MSEPSSPAPGLDRPRRSRSITVLLPVLGLIAVALCGLFVFGTVTEKVGPLAVGIGVLAALVPVAVVVTAFLWVDRWEPEPPKLLLLAFVWGACVATIIALLLNSGAEAVGDLLLGTGVGGKISGLVSAPLVEEAAKAVFILLLWWRRPSEFDGVVDGIVYAGFTAAGFAFTENIYYFGRAFAEHGFGDGTSAGVLAAFFLRGVLSPFTHPLFAVMTGIGLGVAASSKVRSLRILAPIGGYLVAVLLHALWNGAALLGGAKTFLNVYFLIMVPLFIGVFSVVVMQRRREQRIVAAALPMMVDARWIAPSEVSLLASLSGRRSWRKQARKQSGREAAKAVGRYQASVTELAFLRRGPKLTDEAKQRQSELLRVLKTSRAEAVRLADGAPRG; this comes from the coding sequence GTGAGCGAGCCTTCCTCCCCGGCGCCCGGTCTCGACCGGCCCCGCCGGTCTCGGTCGATCACCGTGCTGCTGCCGGTGCTCGGGTTGATCGCCGTCGCGCTGTGCGGGTTGTTCGTCTTCGGCACGGTGACCGAAAAGGTGGGCCCGCTCGCGGTGGGGATCGGTGTGCTCGCGGCGCTGGTCCCGGTCGCCGTGGTGGTCACCGCGTTCCTGTGGGTCGACCGCTGGGAGCCGGAACCGCCGAAGCTCCTGCTGCTGGCCTTCGTCTGGGGCGCGTGCGTCGCGACGATCATCGCGTTGCTGCTCAACAGCGGCGCCGAGGCCGTCGGTGACCTGCTGCTCGGTACGGGCGTCGGCGGCAAGATCAGCGGGCTGGTCTCCGCGCCGCTGGTCGAGGAGGCCGCGAAGGCCGTTTTCATCCTGTTGCTGTGGTGGCGTCGCCCGAGCGAGTTCGACGGCGTCGTGGACGGCATCGTCTACGCCGGGTTCACCGCGGCGGGCTTCGCCTTCACCGAGAACATCTATTACTTCGGCCGCGCGTTCGCCGAGCACGGCTTCGGCGACGGCACGAGCGCCGGTGTGCTCGCGGCGTTCTTCCTGCGTGGTGTGCTCTCGCCGTTCACGCATCCGCTGTTCGCCGTGATGACCGGGATCGGCCTCGGGGTCGCCGCGAGCAGCAAGGTCCGCTCGCTGCGGATCCTGGCGCCGATCGGCGGCTACCTCGTCGCCGTCCTGTTGCACGCGCTGTGGAACGGCGCCGCGCTGCTCGGCGGCGCCAAGACCTTCCTGAACGTCTACTTCCTGATCATGGTGCCGCTGTTCATCGGCGTCTTCTCGGTGGTGGTCATGCAGCGGCGCCGCGAGCAGCGGATCGTCGCCGCGGCCCTGCCGATGATGGTCGACGCCCGCTGGATCGCCCCGTCGGAGGTGTCGCTGCTGGCCAGCCTCTCCGGACGGCGGTCGTGGCGGAAACAGGCCCGGAAGCAGTCGGGGCGGGAGGCGGCGAAGGCCGTCGGCCGCTACCAGGCCAGCGTGACCGAGCTCGCGTTCCTGCGGCGCGGCCCGAAGCTCACCGACGAGGCGAAACAGCGGCAGAGTGAACTGTTGCGGGTGCTCAAGACGTCACGGGCCGAGGCCGTCCGGCTCGCCGACGGCGCGCCGCGCGGGTGA